One Hydrogenobaculum sp. 3684 genomic window, TGGATATTACTTTTTTGATGCTCCAGTGTTTGTTTGATGCTTGTAAACTTCCCATAAACATATAGCTCCAGCTGCACTTACATTAAGAGATGTTACTTTGCCTTTCATGGGTATTGATACTCTAACATCCGAATGCTCCAATACATTTTTTGATACGCCTTCACCTTCGGAACCAAGCACTATACACATAGGATATGCAAAATCTACTTCTGTTATGTCTTTTCCACCTTTTTCAAGGGCGTAAACCCAGCCACCCATCTCTTTAAAGGTTTTTAGAGCCTTGCTGATGCTTGGGGTTTTTGAGATTTTAAGATGAAATATAGCACCAGATGAAGACTTTACAACGGTTGCATTTATAGGAGCGCTTCTATCTTTTGGTATTAAAAGCCCTATACCTCCAAATACTTCAACAGTTCTTGCTATAGAACCTACGTTTTGTGGGTCTGTTATATGATCAAGCACCGCAAAAAAGCCTTTTTCTTTTATGGTTTTTCTAAAAAGCTCTTCTTCTGACACATAGGTGATAGGGCTTAGTATGGCTACGACTCCTTGGGTTTTTTTGGTGTTTGCAAGTTCTTCTAGTTTTTGCCTTGGTGCAATCTGGACTTTTATACCTCTTTCTTTGGCAAGGTCTAAAAGCTCTTTTGGTGCTTTTGAATCATGCGCTATAAGTATTTTTTCCATAGATTGACCAGCTACAAGCGCTTCTATAACTGGATTTCTTCCCCATATTACGTAGTTTTGCGTAGTGTGCTTTAGCATTTTTCTTTTCTCCTGCAATTTGGTTATTGGATCTCCATTAGCTCCAAAACGCGATTTCATCGCTCTAGTGTGCTCTCGCATTTCTCACATCTCCTTAGTGTCATTGTCTGTTCTTTAACTCCAAAATGCGTCTTTGCCGCTCTAGTGTGCTTTAGCATTTTTCTTTTCTCCTGCAATTTGGTTATTGGATCTCCATTAGCTCCAAAACGCGATTTCATCGCTCTAGTGTGCTTTAAGCCGTGGCATACTTGTCAAACCACATTATTCAACCTCTATTCAAAAAGTTTAATAGGAAAGCTTCGATATGTCAAGAGTGCTTTAGCATGTTTCAGATAAGCATGTTCTTAGAATATACTTATCACACGACAAGTCTACCACGGTTTACAAGTCTACCAAGGTTTACAAGTCTACCACGGTTTTCATTGTTCTTTAGGTTATAGAACGTCTGCTGAAGTAGCTTACAAGTATAACACGGTTTATGTGTTCACGCTGTAATGAAACTTATACACCCAGCGCCTGCTTGAGTTTTTACGTCAAAGTTAAGTCTTAATTTTAAGTCTTAATTTGAGAAATCATGCTGGTTGTTAGACTTGATGTTGGAGTTGTTGTACATTGCACGGTACTGAGTGTCGAAATCAATACCAATGCCCTTGTCTTTAAGACTTGTGATCTCCACAGCATACGCTGGGGATAAAATGACTGCACCTAAAAGTGCTGCACATGCTACTCTTTTCATCTTCAACTTCCTAAAATTTTTTATTTATTAAAGGGGGGCGTATGCCCCCCTACAGCCTTAGATTCTAACATCATTTGTCGGCAACAATGATGTATTCTTTAGGATATCTTCAAGCTTTCCTTTAAGCTTTCTTATCGCAACCCTTGAACACTTATACCAAGGAATATTAGTTTTTGGGTCGGTATAGCTGGTGGTAAGGTGATTGAAAGTACCGTTCCAGTGGTACATTAAACCAAGTACCATTCCAGGAGGAGGAGCATCGGTTACATATACCAACGCCACTACATTACCTTCTAAGTTATAAACCTCAACCATATCTCCGCTATTAATTCCAAGTCTTCTTGCATCTTCTGGGTTCATTTGTATGTATGGTAAAGGAATAGTTGCAACCTTTTCTGGAAGGTATCTGTCATTGTAGGCTGATTGCCAGAGTATTTGGGTTCTTCCCGTAGTAAGCCAGAATGGGTATTTACTATCGTTTCCATCTTGGAAGTACTTGGTAATCTGGGGTGGGTAGAACTTCATGGGATCTGGCTCCCATGGGTCAGATCCATACCATTTAAACTTACCATCCGGAGTTCCAAATCTGTATACGTATCTTCTTTTTGTGCCGACAAGCTCTCCGGTTTCAGGGTCTATGCGAGTAGGAACTTGTATACCTTTCTGACCTACTTTTCTGAGATATTCATATGTAACACCTTTGAAGGATTCTTGTGGTAGAAGTGCTTCATCTGCCGCTGGAACTCTATTGTCTGGGAGATAATGTGAATTCTGTAAGAAAACTTCTTCAGAAGTTTTCCAATCCATTCCAGAACAGTATTTAGCTGCCTCATAGTTTCCTTCAGCCTCATATAATTCCTTCATTCTTGTAGCAATTCTTCCCCATATCCACCAGTCTGGTTTTGCATCTCCTGGAGGTGCCATAAATTGTTCCGAAATTCTCATAAGTCTACTGTTACAGTTTATATAGGTACTAGTTTTTTCTCCCCAACCCGCGGCAGAAAGTATTACATGTGCATCCTTTGCTGTTTCAGTTTTATAAATATCCACAACTACCATAAATAAACCATTTGTTTTTTCGAGACCTTCTAATATTCTTCTAGCTCTCTCTTCTGAACCAGCTGGTTCTCCATATAACCTTGCCAGCTCTGATAGATACTTATTAAGTGTCATGATTCTTTCACTGACTTTTTCCCTGAAAGCTTGTGAGTTTAGTGTAGATAGGTATGGATTTGTTCCAGCTACAAAATAGATCTTTGCTTTTGGGTCATTTTTTACATACTCATCGACGTTTGGAGGCGGTCCGCCATGATATATAGAACCAACAAGCTTCGCTCTGGATATATTATCAGGTCCTGCATAACCTTCCGCATGTCCTCCCTGTCTTCCGCATGCTGAACCTGGCTTTCCGTAGTTTCCAGTGAGGGCAGCAAGCTGTGCGATAGATGCTATGGTATCATAGTTTTTATAGTTCCATATAGCACCTTTTTCGTATAGGATAAACGCTCTTCTTCTAAAGTTTCCTGGTTTTGGACTTGCTATCCATTCAGCCGCTTTTTCTATATCTTCTTTCTTTACGCCGGTTAGCTTTTCTACTCTACTCATAAACTCTTCATAAGGAACGTCAAGCATTAATGATTTCTTCTTATATTCTTCAAAAAGATTTAAATCTGTCCTCTTCTCTACGAAGTCTTTATCCCACCATCCTTTTTCCCATACGGCTCT contains:
- the rlmB gene encoding 23S rRNA (guanosine(2251)-2'-O)-methyltransferase RlmB; its protein translation is MLKHTTQNYVIWGRNPVIEALVAGQSMEKILIAHDSKAPKELLDLAKERGIKVQIAPRQKLEELANTKKTQGVVAILSPITYVSEEELFRKTIKEKGFFAVLDHITDPQNVGSIARTVEVFGGIGLLIPKDRSAPINATVVKSSSGAIFHLKISKTPSISKALKTFKEMGGWVYALEKGGKDITEVDFAYPMCIVLGSEGEGVSKNVLEHSDVRVSIPMKGKVTSLNVSAAGAICLWEVYKHQTNTGASKK
- a CDS encoding arsenate reductase (azurin) large subunit, which produces MAVFERRDSIPIPPKDAQKFISPCQYCGVGCGYNIYRWPVGKEGGPKPNENALGIDFTKQGVALQSQSITETMYSVVKGEDGNLYNVLIIPAQDSPINRGNYSIRGGANAETLYSPTKPTRERLRRPLIRVGDEFMPVTWEEAIDLVARVTKGVVDKYGPDSVAMKGHDHGGAGAGYEANWALWKFFMVAVGTRMLSIHNRPANNAEVWGQRERGVFELNYTYEDARLADTIVLWGANTFVNATVFYTEHMMPNLQGATIDEKKKEYLEGEPAEPARMVIVDPRKGATVEVSEIVAPGRVLHLRPNLGTDYVLANAVARAVWEKGWWDKDFVEKRTDLNLFEEYKKKSLMLDVPYEEFMSRVEKLTGVKKEDIEKAAEWIASPKPGNFRRRAFILYEKGAIWNYKNYDTIASIAQLAALTGNYGKPGSACGRQGGHAEGYAGPDNISRAKLVGSIYHGGPPPNVDEYVKNDPKAKIYFVAGTNPYLSTLNSQAFREKVSERIMTLNKYLSELARLYGEPAGSEERARRILEGLEKTNGLFMVVVDIYKTETAKDAHVILSAAGWGEKTSTYINCNSRLMRISEQFMAPPGDAKPDWWIWGRIATRMKELYEAEGNYEAAKYCSGMDWKTSEEVFLQNSHYLPDNRVPAADEALLPQESFKGVTYEYLRKVGQKGIQVPTRIDPETGELVGTKRRYVYRFGTPDGKFKWYGSDPWEPDPMKFYPPQITKYFQDGNDSKYPFWLTTGRTQILWQSAYNDRYLPEKVATIPLPYIQMNPEDARRLGINSGDMVEVYNLEGNVVALVYVTDAPPPGMVLGLMYHWNGTFNHLTTSYTDPKTNIPWYKCSRVAIRKLKGKLEDILKNTSLLPTNDVRI